In the genome of Arachis hypogaea cultivar Tifrunner chromosome 9, arahy.Tifrunner.gnm2.J5K5, whole genome shotgun sequence, the window ttagaattttagaattgaaaattgaaaatttaaaatttttttaattattaataataaattaatttttaaaaaaacaccaaatttttatttatttatttttttaatttgaaatcatTAGCATCAGCCGTATCTTCGGCACCTCATTTGAAAGCTCTTGACATATTTTGGTGAGTCATCGTGACGCGACCTCGCTGTTCCTATCTCAACCACACTAAGGTTACTTACATGATCACAAAAAAACAAACACCATTATCAACtttactctctttttttctttctttcttcccttaTTTCATGCCAAAATTATTACCATAAAAAGCTGCTGAATATtcaaattatactacaaaaagtTCTAAAAACCAAAGTTTTTGTTACAGTATTTCACGGGCTATATATTTGATGTGTTGTTTCATTGCATGATTTATCACATTTTTTGTACCAATATTCCCTGCAAATACTCGAGTATCATAGTGTTTTTTTCTCTGATTCTTTTTAAACCTTAGGTACTGATTGGTTTAATTAATACATAAGGTTGTAAATTGTAATTAATAATCATCATATCCGTTACTGTTATGTCACTGTTATGTGAGAATTTGCAGCTTCTAATGATTTCTTGAATTTTGTTGCTGTTGATAGGGAAGAAAGCAAATTATTTCGATTCAGAGAAGGACTCGATCAcgtaattttttctttctttccttctctctttttttttttttttttttttttttttttttgctgttatacataattttgttttatttttttcattttcggcTTGAATTTCATTGAGACTGTTTCAAAGATCACAGCATACCTCATATTTTTTCGGGAAAGATTTGATGCTTTTTTTCCTCGTTTTTTCTTTGTAGAATTGTTCAATTCAGCACCTAAATTCTTGGGAATTTTCACCaagtttctttttaattattattatttttttttaaatgaaaacgtGCGTTGCGGAGACTACTAGTACTACTGATACATGGAAAATGTGTGTGCGTCTGCAActtgttattttctttaattttttgaattctaAACCAATCCAACAATGGTGGCGGAGAAATGTCCCTGTAAGCATGAATGACTTTACAGTTTTAATATGAtgactttgttttgttttttttttttggaaattggTGCGAAATTGAGAATTTTCTTGGTTTCCATGTGCATGGCCCTCCCTATAATGAAGGAATGGCACTAATCTCTTTCCGAATGTAATTAGAGTTGAGTATCTAAGGCCAACATTCGACACTTGTATAAGCAGACAAATGGGCTGATTGCTTGACCAGCCCATGTTGGTTATAGTGTGTTTCTACTTTCTACCACTATGCAACACCGTTATTGCGATTGAGATTGgccattttttcttcataaagATATTTTCGAAGTTTTTAGATTGTTTTTCAGTTGCAGAGAAAATGGTAACCAGAACAGTGGACCTTAGATCAGACACAGTGACAAAGCCAACTGAAGCAATGAGAGCTGCCATGGCCACTGCTGAAGTCGACGACGATGTGCTCGGCTACGACCCTACCGCATTCCGCTTAGAAACCGAGATGGCGAAGAGAATGGGAAAGGAAGCAGCTCTTTTTGTGCCATCAGGGACAATGGGGAACCTCATATCTGTGCTCACACATTGCGATATTAGGGGAAGTGAGGTAATTCTTGGGGACAATTGCCATATCTTTATCTATGAGAATGGAGGGATTTCAACCATTGGTGGAGTGCATCCGAGGACGGTGAAGAATAATAGTGACGGAACCATGGACCTTGATTTGATTGAGGCTGCTATAAGGGATCCAAGCGGAGAGATAGTGTATCCAACCACTCGGCTTATTTGCTTGGAAAATACTCACGCAAAGTAAGCAACCCTTATTTCACATTTTTTGTTAAAAGTTTCTGATCAATGTTTACTtaatgggacaaggctttgttttTGGGTGTGTTCCTTGTTCACCGTGAGAGTGATCTTAATACCACAACAGATTAGATTTTCTACATCAATACTTATTTTTGCTGCATGCAGCAAATCAGGAAGAAAAAGTTACTTATTTATGATGTTAATTGCATAAGACCAAATAATTTTGAACACTTAAATTCTCGTATGCTGTCCCGACGCCTACTTTATTACCCTTGAATTTCAGTGTAGCCCCGACTCTAatgttcaaattcttatttttcaCCATTGGATTAGGTTAGGTCTCCATTGGACACTCAAGCTTTAATTATAGGTCTCAAATTCTAGTGTTCAAATATCATATATCACTGCGTCACAGATCTTTGTTTGCAAATAATTgtaactttctttctttttaggtATATTTTGATCCTTGTGGGAAGAACTGCTGTCTTTCTGTGTAGCCTTAATTGATTATTAGaagatttattttattgcccTGTTTAGTGTTTGCAATTTTTACAAGACATTAGAATGATAGTGTGCTTATGCAGTTTGCAGATATGTCTTTTGGTTTATGAAAATCCATTCCATTTctaaattgattgaaatttacAAAAGAATTGTGACTAATATCTTTCCTGAATGTAGCTCTGGTGGCAAATGTCTTTCAGCTGAATATACAGATCAAGTTGGAGAGCTTGCTAAGAAGCATGATCTGAAGCTTCACATTGATGGGGCCCGTATTTTTAACTCTTCAGTTGTAAGTAAATTGGTATTCTGTTCATGGTTTGTTGCTTTATAAGCTTAATAAATTACTGTATACATAGATCTTGATTAGAAAATGATCTTGTTTAACACTTTTTTGCATGATTGAGTAACTTGATTCTCTTGTTTAACACTTTTTCTTAGTGTTGGTCTGAGTTTTGAGAACAATATGATGCCTTTTACAATGTATCTAGTTGAGAGCTTTGTAGGTCCTGTCCTGTAATTTTTTGTTCCTTGTTCCTCATAGCTGCTACTGTATACTGGGTACCAACAAACATTGAATTTCTTAACAAAAAATTTTGGTTTTTCAGGCACTTGGGGTTCCTGTGGATAGGCTTGTCCGAGCAGCTGATTCCGTTTCGGtgtgattttctttttccttttcctttttccacATAGGATTCAGTATGGCTATTTGAACTGCACATTTTCATCTACCTTATTCAAGAAAGTTACACAGGACTGACCACtaatttcaaatcaaaattttACTGTTATTTCTATaccatattaataaaaatttaataaccctAACCAACCTATGATTCCTTTGAAAACATTAGGTTTGCCTATCCAAAGGTATAGGTGCACCGGTTGGATCTGTTATTGTTGGATCAAAGAGCTTCATTGCCAAGGTAATTcaattcatttcatttttttcttatagttttGGATTGAAAGAAGGATTTAATATATATGCTATTGAAACGGTTTGAACTTGaagtgtttttctttctttttttttttcaggctAGACGGCTGCGGAAAACCTTAGGTGGTGGAATGAGGCAGGTCGGTGTCATCGCCGCCGCAGCACTTGTTGCCTTGCAAGAAAATGTTGGAAAGCTGGAAAGTGATCACAAGAAAGCTAGACTTTTAGCTGGTAAATATTAtcatacaaattttaattatttccaCATCAAGTGATCCCAAGAAAGCTATAACTTCCTCTTCATTTCAGATGGATTAAACGAAATGAAAGGACTGAGAGTGGATCCAGTGGAGACTAATATTGTGAGTATTACTATCTAGTGTAAAGTATCTTTGTTAGGATACCGAAACTGCTCtgtttgtgccagttttggaccATTATTTCAATTTCATCTTTCTATATCACAGCGTCATTGCACATAGGTTTTGTCTCGATATAACACTTGTCTTCTTTATATATCCTTATCtgaacaactaactcttttctTTCGTGAGGCTAGGTATATGTTGAAATTGAAGAGGGTTTGCACATATCAGCAGGAAAGATAGTCAAGAACTTGGAAGAACGTGGTATCCTTGTGATGGATGCTAGCCCATCAAGGTTTAATTCTTCCTTCAACAACATTCAGTCTGTTATAAATAATCGAAATAATTGTTAACTTCAAAATAATACTGTTTTGATTTGTATATTTCTTAATTAATACCTCTTTATTTGTGTCCAAATGTGTGAAGTTAGAAACCATGGCGCAGATCTTCtctcattttttcaaaattttcaacgtGTTATCGTTGAATACATCTGATATGATAGTACTTCATATGTTAACGAATTCTGGCTTGGCATTAATACTAAAAAGCAGGGGCTGCATTTTCCCTAAGCTTAAGAGTTCAATGAgatg includes:
- the LOC112710937 gene encoding low-specificity L-threonine aldolase 1 isoform X2; the encoded protein is MLVIVCFYFLPLCNTVIAIEIGHFFFIKIFSKFLDCFSVAEKMVTRTVDLRSDTVTKPTEAMRAAMATAEVDDDVLGYDPTAFRLETEMAKRMGKEAALFVPSGTMGNLISVLTHCDIRGSEVILGDNCHIFIYENGGISTIGGVHPRTVKNNSDGTMDLDLIEAAIRDPSGEIVYPTTRLICLENTHANSGGKCLSAEYTDQVGELAKKHDLKLHIDGARIFNSSVALGVPVDRLVRAADSVSVCLSKGIGAPVGSVIVGSKSFIAKARRLRKTLGGGMRQVGVIAAAALVALQENVGKLESDHKKARLLADGLNEMKGLRVDPVETNIVYVEIEEGLHISAGKIVKNLEERGILVMDASPSRIRIVLHHQISASDVQYALSCFQHAVKGGQSENGN
- the LOC112710937 gene encoding low-specificity L-threonine aldolase 1 isoform X1: MLVIVCFYFLPLCNTVIAIEIGHFFFIKIFSKFLDCFSVAEKMVTRTVDLRSDTVTKPTEAMRAAMATAEVDDDVLGYDPTAFRLETEMAKRMGKEAALFVPSGTMGNLISVLTHCDIRGSEVILGDNCHIFIYENGGISTIGGVHPRTVKNNSDGTMDLDLIEAAIRDPSGEIVYPTTRLICLENTHANSGGKCLSAEYTDQVGELAKKHDLKLHIDGARIFNSSVALGVPVDRLVRAADSVSVCLSKGIGAPVGSVIVGSKSFIAKARRLRKTLGGGMRQVGVIAAAALVALQENVGKLESDHKKARLLADGLNEMKGLRVDPVETNIVYVEIEEGLHISAGKIVKNLEERGILVMDASPSRFNSSFNNIQSTDSIFVNCCSMLLREGKVKMATSGRKI
- the LOC112710937 gene encoding low-specificity L-threonine aldolase 1 isoform X4, encoding MVTRTVDLRSDTVTKPTEAMRAAMATAEVDDDVLGYDPTAFRLETEMAKRMGKEAALFVPSGTMGNLISVLTHCDIRGSEVILGDNCHIFIYENGGISTIGGVHPRTVKNNSDGTMDLDLIEAAIRDPSGEIVYPTTRLICLENTHANSGGKCLSAEYTDQVGELAKKHDLKLHIDGARIFNSSVALGVPVDRLVRAADSVSVCLSKGIGAPVGSVIVGSKSFIAKARRLRKTLGGGMRQVGVIAAAALVALQENVGKLESDHKKARLLADGLNEMKGLRVDPVETNIVYVEIEEGLHISAGKIVKNLEERGILVMDASPSRFNSSFNNIQI
- the LOC112710937 gene encoding low-specificity L-threonine aldolase 1 isoform X3; translated protein: MVTRTVDLRSDTVTKPTEAMRAAMATAEVDDDVLGYDPTAFRLETEMAKRMGKEAALFVPSGTMGNLISVLTHCDIRGSEVILGDNCHIFIYENGGISTIGGVHPRTVKNNSDGTMDLDLIEAAIRDPSGEIVYPTTRLICLENTHANSGGKCLSAEYTDQVGELAKKHDLKLHIDGARIFNSSVALGVPVDRLVRAADSVSVCLSKGIGAPVGSVIVGSKSFIAKARRLRKTLGGGMRQVGVIAAAALVALQENVGKLESDHKKARLLADGLNEMKGLRVDPVETNIVYVEIEEGLHISAGKIVKNLEERGILVMDASPSRIRIVLHHQISASDVQYALSCFQHAVKGGQSENGN